A segment of the Streptomyces diastaticus subsp. diastaticus genome:
CCGCACCCCGCGCGCCGGCGTCAAGGGCACCCACGGCCTGCCGAGGGCGGACTCGGTCTCGCCCGGCCGCTCCCCTCGACGGTCCGGCCGGTCTACCCTGGCGGCCGGCCGCTGCTGCGGCCGGGCTTCCCCGTACCACCCCGAAGGGACATTCTTGTGATCGTCGTCGCCGGTGAGGCTCTGATCGACCTGGTGCCGCGGGTGCGGGGCGACGCCCTGACCCCGCTGCGGCCGGTGCGTGGCGGCGGCCCGTACAACACCGCCGTGGCGCTGGCCCGGCTGGGCGGTGCGGCCGCCTTCTGCTCCCGCGTCTCCACCGACGCCTTCGGCGCCTCGCTGCTGGAGCGGCTGACCGAGGAGGGCGTCGGCACCGGCCTCGTCCAGCGCGGACCGGAGCCGACCACGCTGGCCGTCGCCGCGGTCGGCGCGGACGGCTCCGCCTCGTACGCCTTCTACACCGGCGGCACCGCCGACCGCCTCTTCACGCTGCCGCCCGCCCTTCCGGAGCGGACCCGCGCGGTCTCCTTCGGCACCTGTTCGCTGGTGCTGGAGCCGGGCGCCGGAGCCTACGAGGAGCTGATGCGGCGTGAGGCGGGACGCGGGGTGTTCGTCGCGCTGGACCCGAACATCCGGGCCGAGCTGGTCCCCGACGCGGACGCCTACCGGGCGCGGTTCCGCACCTGGCTCCCGCACGTCTCCCTGCTGAAGCTGAGCGAGGAGGACGCCGGTTGGCTCGGCCTCGGCCTGCCGGAACTCGCGTCCGCGGGGCCGGCCGCCGTCGTTTTGACCCGGGGCGGTGCGGGCCTGACGGTCCGCACCCGGGACGGCGCGGAGTACGCGGTCGACGCCGAGAAGGTCGAGGTGGCCGACACGATCGGTGCCGGCGACACGGTCAACGCGGCCCTGCTGCACGCCCTGGCCGACCGCGATCTGCTGCGCCCCGGTGCCCTGGCCGGTCTCGGCGCGGACGGCTGGACCCGGATCCTCACCTTCGCCTCCCGTGCGGCGGCCGTCACCTGCTCGCGGGCGGGCGCGGAGCCGCCGTACGCGTGGGAGGTCGCGGAGTTCGCCTCGCGGTGAGCGCGGGGGCGTCTTGCAGGCGCCGGGCCGGCGTCCCCGGGCCGGCCGTGACCACCGCACGTCCCCGCGCGTTCCGGCACCATGAGCGCGGCGGTGCCCGGACCGTCGCCGACCGAGGAGGAGTGCCATGAGGAGCGGAATCCTGGAGTCCGTCGCGGTGGTCGGTGGTTCGATCGCCGGGTGCGCGGCGGCGCTGGTGCTGCGTCGGGCCGGCGTGCGGCGGGTCGTCGTGCACGAGCGGGCCACGGCGGAACTGGCGGACCGGGGAGTGGGGGTCGCGGTCCACACCGGCCGGTGTGCCGAACTCCTCGCCGCCGGGCTGATCGACGAGACCGTGCCGTGGGAACCGATGCGCCTGCGGCACTGGTACGTACGGGACGGGTCCGCCGCTCTCGGGCGGGTGGTGGGCGTGCAGCCCTTCCCCTTCCGGGCGTACAGCTGGGGCCACCTCTGGCGGGCGCTGCGCGCGGGGGTGCCCGGGGACGTGGAGTTCCGTACCGGCAGCCCTGTGCTGGGCATCGCCGTGGACGGGGACGGGGCGGTGGTGCGGTGCGAGGGCGGTGGCGAGCGGTACGCGGCCGTGGTCGGCGCCGACGGGCACGCCTCGCTGGTCCGCGACCACCTGCACCCGGGGCTCGCCCCGAGCCCCGCCGGATACCCCGCGTGGCGCGGCGCCTGCCCGCAGGAGCGACTGGACGGGCTCGGCGAATGGGCCGACGGCGTCTGCGCGTACGTCGTGTTCGAGGGCGGGCACCTGGTCGTCTACCGCATCCCCGACGGCCGTGGCGGCCGGCTCGTCAACTGGGTGCTGTATGCGACCGTGCCCGGCGCGCCCGCCGCCTCCCGCGCCCTCGACACGGCCCACCGGGCCCGGCTGGCGGAGATCACCGACGAGCTGCTGCCCCCGTTCTGGGGCGAGTTGGTCCGCCGCACCGGCCCGGACTCCGTCTTCCTGCAGCGGCTGTACGACGTGTCGGCGCCCCGGTACGCCTCGGACCGTCTGCTGCTGCTCGGCGACGCCGCCACGGTGGCCCGCCCGCACACCGGGGCGGGCGCGGTCAAGGCGCTCCAGGACGTGGCCGTGCTGGAGTCCTCACTCGCCGGGGCCGAGAGCTGGGAGTCGGCCGCCGGGGCGTACGACGCGGCCCGGGCGCCGGTCGGCCGGGCCATGACGGCGCTCGGCCGGCGGCTGGGGCACGGCCTGGTCGAGGCCACGCCTGCCTGGCACACCCAGGACGCGGCGGAGCTGGACGCCTGGTGGGCGGAGCTGGCGGGGCAGGGCGGGTTCGGAGGGCGCGGGCTGGCGCGCTGAGCGCGCCGCCGCCTCAGCTTGTTCTTCGACCTGAGCGCAGTCGGGCACCCAGGACTGCCGCACCGTCCCCTTCCAGGTCCTCGCAGGCCGCTACGCGGCCCGCCATCCCCATCACCAGCGAGAGGGTCGGCCCGCGGAGCAGATCCCCCGAGCCGGTGGTGAACGGTCCGTCCGTGGCCTCGAGTCGCAAGCCCGCGGTCGCAGTCCTGCTCTCCACAGTGAAATCACGGCCGGCGAAGAACCGGGCCACGGCAGTCGTGGTGGCCACCGGGGGCGTCCGCACAAGACCCAGCGGCCGACGGATGTCCTCGCCGTGGACGACGATTTCGCCCAGCCAGGCCGCGGTATGCCCTGTCGGCCCGGCGGGCCCGGCGACAACTGCGCGAAATCGCCGGAAGGTCTCTTCAGGTGTGGCGCCACGGTGCTCTGCGAGCCGTCGGTCGTTGTGCAGATCGGGGTTGAACCGTGCGGCCAGCATGCTCAGCAGCCAGCGCCACATTTTCGTGCTGGCACCCGCCGTCAGGTGGGCCACGACCTGCTCCACAGTCCAACGTTCACACAGTGTCGCTTTCGCCCATTGGGCCTCGCTCAGCTCAGCGAGGTCTTGAGCGAGCGCCGACCGCTCGACGTGGATCGCCCGTTCCAGAGCTTTCCGAGTCTCCACAACGTGTGGTCCGGCCATAGGGCAGCCTCCAGAGATCGGGTGTCCTGCATCAGACTCCTATCGCCGCCCGAACTCATCGACTGTACCCGCGTAGCGCGGCCTGTTCGGCCTTCCCGTGTCGAAACGGTCTCGAACCGCGCCGCTCACCTGGGCAATCTCCTGACGCTGAGGCGGCCCTTCTTTGATCATGTATCTCGATCAAGGCGCGCTGAACGAGACGAAGCTCGTGAGGGTGGGTCTGCTGCCTGAAGCTGCGGCAGGAGAAGCGTCACACTTCCGGGACGATTCGTACGCGTGTCCGACCGGACGTGGTGATGAGCTCCTTGAACTGGTGGACGCGGCGCCGTGTGCGACCGGCGCGGTGCGCTCGGCAGTCGGGCCGGCGCTCCTGCCCGGACACCGCTGTGGACACGGCGCGGTGTAAGACGGTCTCGATCAGGGCCGGACTGACACCGACCGGCCGCGGTCGTCGCCGGCCGGCCTGTCGCTGCCCCGCCCGTCGGACGGGCGCCTGGTCCTGGCCGTCGATGTCTCACCGTGGCTGCGATCGGATGCGCCGTGCTCGCCGGACCGGGCTGTTCTGCCACGTCTACGGGCGGGCGAAGACGGCCTCGCAGTTCATTCCGGGCTGGCCGTACTCGTTCGTCGCCGTCCTGCAGATGGGCGCCACGTCCTGGACGCAGATCCTGGACGCGGTCCGGCTCGGCCCGGCTGACGACGCTACCGCGGTCACTGCCGCCCGGCTCCGCGACGTCGTCGAACGACTCATCGCGGCTGGTCAGTGGGGGCCGGGTGAGCCGGACATCGTGATCGTGACGGACGCCGGCTACGACGTGCCCCCTCTGGCCCGGATCCTGCGGGATCTGCCCGAGCTGGTCGGCCGCGTCCGCAGCGGCCGTCTGACGCGGCTGCCGAAGCCCTCTCGGCTCCACGGCCCGAAGGGCGGACGGCCGCCGAAGCACGGACCGGGGTTCCGCTTCGCCGAGTCCGAGACCTGGCCCGAGCGCAGAGTCACCACCCCGCACGGCCACCGCGAACTACGGCAAGGCGACCGCGCAGGTCCCGGCCCCGCCCCCGGGCCTTGCGGACGGCCCCGGCGACGTGCTCCGGGCGCAGGGGGCCGCGCCTCGGCGGCCGTCCAGTTGCCGGGGTGGGGCCGGCCCGTGATGACGACCAGGACGGCGCCCGGCCGCCGGTCCCCTCCGGCCGCTTCGACGGCGTAGGTCAGCGGCGTCCGGCAGAGCCCCTGGGCGTAGGTGGGCTTGCGCCGGGCCCGACGGCGGTACTCGGCCCCGTCGACTCTGATACGCCGGGACCCCTTCGTGTCCAGCGTCATGGCTCCCCCTGCGCGCGCCCGTGCGGACGCGTCGGACGGAAGCTCGGCGGCCGGTGCCTCACCAGGGGGGTTGCCGGGCCGCCGGCCGGGGCGGCCGGCGTTGTCAGTGCGGCCCGGCACCCTGGAGGCGGGCGTGCGGAGGTGCGCGCGGACGGGAGGTGCGGGGCATGGTGAAACCGGTGACGGGGGCGCAGCAGCGGATCGTCGAGGCGGCCGAGCCGGGCACGGGGCGGCTGTCGGGGACCGCCGCGCAGTTGGACGGTCTGGTGCGGCGCGGCCTCGCCTTCCGTCATCCGAGGCCGCCGCACGCCTGCTTCCTGACTCCGGCGGGGCACCGGCTGCGGGAGGGGGACGCGCCGGCCCCGCCGCCTCCTCCGGACCCCGGTGGGGGTGACCGGCCCGCCGGGGACGGCGGTTTCCGGGCGCGGACCGGTGTGGCGGACGATCCGCCGGGCGGGGCGGCGCGGCTGAGGGAGGCGCGGGCGGCCTGGTCGGGGATGCGGGAGCTGCGCCGGATGACGCGGGCCGACGGTGCGACGGACCGGCTCTGCGGCTGGGAGCGGCAGCATCCGGTGCGGGCGGCGGCGCTGGCCCTGGAGGCGGCCGGGTTCCCGCCGGCGTCGCAGGAGCCCGGGGGCTACCAGGTGCGCGAGTCGCCGCAGCCGGACGCCGTCCAGATCGCGCCGGTGGGCGGTACGCCGCCCGATCGGGTGGAGGAGGCGTGGTCACGGACCCTGACCGAGGCCGGCTGGCAGGTCAGCCACCACCAGGGCGTCCGTCCGCCGGGGCCGTATCTGCTGGCGTCTCCACGCCGGGACTGAGGGGGGCGGAGGGGGGAGCGCGGTGAGGGGGTGCCGGCGAGCGGCGGGCTGGTCGGCGGAGTGGAGCCGCTCGCTGAGGCGTTGGGCGCGGCTCGCCGATGTGGCGCGGAGCTGTGGGTGCGCGGGGGCCGGGCCATGGGCTGCACGCTGGGCCGGGTCACCCGCGACCACGGCGACATCGACTGGTTCACCTGGGCGGACGGCGCTCACGGCCTCACGGGGGAACTGCTCCGGCTCGGGTGCACCGAAGTACCCGGTCCGCCGGCCGCGTTGCGGCGCGGCTTCGCCACGGGCGGGCTGGAGAGCGGCTTCACCCCGGTCGACCGGGACCACCTCGGCCGGAGCGTGGTGGCCGCGGGCCGCTGGGCCGGGACCCCGTGGCCGCGGGATCCGCTCGACGGCGGGCCGGGGCGGACCGGCGGGCTGAGCTGCCCGGTGGTGGCGCCCCGCGCCGGGACCGGGACCAAGCCGATGATCCCGGTGTGGGACACCGCGCTCCCGGCGGGAGAAGGACGAGGCGGACATCGCCCTGCTGGAGCGGCACTCGGTGTCGTAGCGCGGCGGCGGGACGCGGGCGTCGTCGGAGTGGGTCCGGCCGAGGACGCCCACAGCGCCCGCCTCGGTCCGCGCCCCTGCCGGGTCGTCGTACACCCCGCTCGCGCTCCCCGCGCCGGGCGCCCCCGGAAGGCCCGGTCGCCGGCCTCCCGCGTCCCGGGAGGGAACGGGCGGCCGGCGGTCCGTGCCGGGCGGAAGGCGGCTCAGTGCGCTCCGGCCCCCTGCCGGGGGGCCGGGAGTTCGGCCGCCGGCTCCATGGGGGCGGTGACGTCGTCGCTCTCGCGGCCCTGGCCCTTGCCGAGGTGGTTGAAGACCAGGTTGAGCAGGACGGCGGCGACGCAGCCGGTGGAGATGCCGGAGTCCAGGATGATCTTCGCGGTCTCCGGGAAGGCGTGGTAGAACTCCGGCGCGGTGATCGGGATGATGCCGACGGCCAGCGAGACCGCGACGATCAGGACGTTGTTGTCCTTCTCCAGGCCGGCCTTGACGAGGGTCTGGATGCCGCTGGCGGCGACCGAGCCGAAGAGGACCACTCCCGCGCCGCCGAGCACGGGCCGGGGCACGACCGCGATGAGCGAGGCGGCGATCGGGCAGAGCCCCATCAGGACGAGGAAGCCACCGCCCACGGCGACCACGAAACGGCTGCGGATGCGGGTCATCGCGACGAGGCCGATGTTCTGGGCGAAGGCGCTGCACATGAAGCCGTTGAAGAGGGGGCTGATGGCGCTCCCCAGGGTGTCGGCGCGCAGCCCGGCGGCGATGGTCTTCTCGTCGGCGGGCTTGTCGACGATCTCGCCGAGAGCCAGCATGTCGGCGGTCGACTCGGTCATGGAGACGACCATGACGACGCAGAGCGAGATGATCGCGGCGAGCGCGAACTGCGGCGGGCCGAAGTGGAAGGGCGTCGGGAAGCCGATGATGTCGGCCTCGGCGACCGGCCCGAAGTCGGTGGCGCCGAACGGGATCGCGATGACCGTGCCGATGACGAGGCCGAGCAGCACGGCGATCTGCTTGACGAAGCCGCGGGTGAAGCGGCGCAGCAGCAGGACGACCAGGAGGGTGATCCCGGCGAGGCCGAGGTTGGTGGCCGAGCCGAAGTCGGGCGCGTCCGGGGACGGGCCCTGGGCCCAGCCGAAGGCGACCGGCATGAGCGAGACGCCGATGAGGGTGATGACCGTACCGGTGACGACGGGTGGGAAGAACCGCACGAGTTTGCTGAAGAACGGTGCGGCGACGAAGCCGAGTACGCCCGCGACGATGACCGCGCCGAAGATGACCGGCAGGGCGTCCTTCTTGTCGCCGGTGGAGTCGACCACGGCGAGCATGGGGGCGACACCGGCGAAGGTCACGCCGTTGACGAAGGGCAGCCGGGCGCCGATGTTCCAGAGGCCGAGCGTCTGGAGGAAGGTGGCGAGGCCGGCGGTGAAGAGGCAGGCGCCGGTGAGGAAGGTGAGTTCGGTGGCGCTGAGGCCCACGGCGGCGCCGACGATGAGCGGCGGAGCGACGACGCCCGCGTACATGGCGGCCACGTGCTGGAGGCCGGTGGTGGCCATCCTCAGCGGCGGCAGTTTCTCGTCGACGGGGTGCACGGCGGGCTTGCCGGTGTCCGGCCCGTCCGTCTGCTGACCGGTCTGCTGTGCGGGTATCGGCCCCTCGCCCTCGGCGGGGTCGTGGGCCGGGTCTTTCGGGTTGAACCTGGGCGTGTCGGCCACTGCGGCTCCTCCGGTTGTTTTCCTGTGCCGTCGCGATGCGGCACGTGCTTCTGGGAGGTGGTGCGTTATGCCAGGAATGCGGTGCCGCGCACCCGGAGTGAGGGTGCGGCGGTGCGCCTCGTCGCGCCCGAGCGGCGAGGGTCTGCGGTTCTCTTTCGTGTTCTTGGTCGTGCTGTGGTGCGCCCAGGTCGTACCGGCCGCGCGGTGTGCGGCGCGGGTCGGTACGGACCGCCCCGGTGGCGTGAGGTGTTGGGCCACGCACCGGGGCGGCGTCCGAGCAGCCCGCTCGGCTGCTCGGACCCGGCCGGGAACCGTCCCTCCCGGCCGGAGTTCAGGGGGTCAGCCGCCTGCGGCGATCCGCGCCAGGCGCTGGGCCGCCTCCCGCGTGGAGCGGGCGACGGCGTCCTCGTCCACCGTGGTGAGGTGGTTGTCCTCGACGACGGTGCGGCCGCCGACGAGGGAGAGGGTCACGGGGGCCGGCGCGCCGAGGACCAGGGCGGTCACCGGGTCGGCGATGGAGGAGTGCGCGAGGGTGTCCATCCGCCACAGCACCAGGTCGGCGAGCTTGCCCGGCTCCAGGGAGCCGGTCTGGTCGCCGCGGCCGAGGACGCGTGCCCCGCCGTGGGTGCCGAGCCGCAGGGCCTGGCGCGCGGTGAGCGCGGCCTCGCGGTGCGGGCCGAGGCGGTTGACGAGCAGCGCGTTGCGCAGCTCGGTGTGGAGTTCGCCGGATTCGTTGGAGGCGGTGCCGTCGACGCCGAGGCCGACCGGGACACCGGCGGCGAGCAGGTCGGGGACGCGCGCGATGCCGGCGGCGAGACGGGCGTTGGAGGACGGGCAGTGGGCGACGCCGGTGCCGGTGCGGGCGAAGGCGTCGATGTCGGAGTCGTTCATGTGGACGCAGTGCGCCATCCACACGTCCTCGCCCAGCCAGCCCGTCGACGCGAAGTAGTCGGTGGGGCCCATGCCGAACAGTTCCTTGCAGAACTGCTCCTCCTCGACGGTCTCCGAGCCGTGGGTGTGCAGGCGGACGCCTTTGCGGCGGGCGAGTTCGGCGCCCTGGCGCATGAGTTCGGTGGAGACGGAGAAGGGCGAGCAGGGTGCCACCGCGATCTGCGTCATCGCGTCGAAGGAGGCGTCGTGGTGCCGGTCGATGGTCTCCTCGGTGGCGGCGAGTGCCCCCTCCAGGCTCTCCACGGCGAAGTCCGGCGGCAGCCCGCCGTCCTTCTGGCCGCGGTCCATGGAGCCGCGCGCCAGGGTGAAGCGGACGCCGGTCTCGGCGGCGGCGCGGATGATCGCGCCGGAGAGGTCGCCGGAGCCGCGCGGGAAGACGTAGTGGTGGTCCATGGCGGTGGTGACGCCACCGCGCGCCATCATGGCGAGCGAGCCCTGCGCCGCCGCGTAGGTCATCGGCTCGTCGATCCGCGCCCAGGTGGGGTAGAGGGCGACGAGCCAGTCGAAGAGGTTGTGGTCGGTGGCCAGGCCGCGGGTGATCCACTGGTAGAAGTGGTGGTGGGTGTTGACCAGGCCCGGGGTGACCAGGTGCCCGGAGGCGTCGACGCGGCGCGTGACGCCGGTCAGCCCCTCGGGTGCCGGACCCGCGCCGAGTGCTTCGATGCGGCCGCCGGCGACGACCAGGTGGCCGTGGGCGTACTCCGTGCCGGCCGCGTCGACGGTGGCGATGTGGGCGTTCTCGATGACCAGGCGCTCCGCGCCGTCCGCGGTGCCGGGGGTTGCCGGTGCTGCCATGGTGAGTCCTTCTGGCGAGGAGTGGCCGGGTACGGCAGGACCCTGGGAATTTGAGTGCCGGGGCCGGGCGCGGGGCTCAGGCCCGTGCCCGGGGTGCGCCCCCCGGGTGCCGAGAGGGTGGCCGGTGCGGGCGGGCCCCGGTCCGCACGGCGGGGTCCGCCCCGGCCGGCCGGGGGGGTGACGGGCGGTGGCGCCTCCCGCTCCCCCTCCGGCCCGGCTGGTGCTCAGAGGTCGCTGCTGCTCACAGGTTGGTGAGGTCCTCCGGGATGCGCGGCTCGCAGCCGTCGCGCAGCACGGTCGCCTCGATCAGGCCGTAGGGCCGGTCGGCGGCGAAGTAGACCTCGTTGTCGTTCTTGAGGCCGAAGGGCTCCAGGTCGACGAGGAAGTGGTGCTTGTTGGGCAGGGAGAAGCGGACCTCGTCGATCTCCGCGCGGTGGTTGATGATGCGCGCGCCC
Coding sequences within it:
- a CDS encoding carbohydrate kinase family protein, producing the protein MIVVAGEALIDLVPRVRGDALTPLRPVRGGGPYNTAVALARLGGAAAFCSRVSTDAFGASLLERLTEEGVGTGLVQRGPEPTTLAVAAVGADGSASYAFYTGGTADRLFTLPPALPERTRAVSFGTCSLVLEPGAGAYEELMRREAGRGVFVALDPNIRAELVPDADAYRARFRTWLPHVSLLKLSEEDAGWLGLGLPELASAGPAAVVLTRGGAGLTVRTRDGAEYAVDAEKVEVADTIGAGDTVNAALLHALADRDLLRPGALAGLGADGWTRILTFASRAAAVTCSRAGAEPPYAWEVAEFASR
- a CDS encoding FAD-dependent monooxygenase translates to MRSGILESVAVVGGSIAGCAAALVLRRAGVRRVVVHERATAELADRGVGVAVHTGRCAELLAAGLIDETVPWEPMRLRHWYVRDGSAALGRVVGVQPFPFRAYSWGHLWRALRAGVPGDVEFRTGSPVLGIAVDGDGAVVRCEGGGERYAAVVGADGHASLVRDHLHPGLAPSPAGYPAWRGACPQERLDGLGEWADGVCAYVVFEGGHLVVYRIPDGRGGRLVNWVLYATVPGAPAASRALDTAHRARLAEITDELLPPFWGELVRRTGPDSVFLQRLYDVSAPRYASDRLLLLGDAATVARPHTGAGAVKALQDVAVLESSLAGAESWESAAGAYDAARAPVGRAMTALGRRLGHGLVEATPAWHTQDAAELDAWWAELAGQGGFGGRGLAR
- a CDS encoding maleylpyruvate isomerase family mycothiol-dependent enzyme — translated: MAGPHVVETRKALERAIHVERSALAQDLAELSEAQWAKATLCERWTVEQVVAHLTAGASTKMWRWLLSMLAARFNPDLHNDRRLAEHRGATPEETFRRFRAVVAGPAGPTGHTAAWLGEIVVHGEDIRRPLGLVRTPPVATTTAVARFFAGRDFTVESRTATAGLRLEATDGPFTTGSGDLLRGPTLSLVMGMAGRVAACEDLEGDGAAVLGARLRSGRRTS
- a CDS encoding nucleobase:cation symporter-2 family protein: MADTPRFNPKDPAHDPAEGEGPIPAQQTGQQTDGPDTGKPAVHPVDEKLPPLRMATTGLQHVAAMYAGVVAPPLIVGAAVGLSATELTFLTGACLFTAGLATFLQTLGLWNIGARLPFVNGVTFAGVAPMLAVVDSTGDKKDALPVIFGAVIVAGVLGFVAAPFFSKLVRFFPPVVTGTVITLIGVSLMPVAFGWAQGPSPDAPDFGSATNLGLAGITLLVVLLLRRFTRGFVKQIAVLLGLVIGTVIAIPFGATDFGPVAEADIIGFPTPFHFGPPQFALAAIISLCVVMVVSMTESTADMLALGEIVDKPADEKTIAAGLRADTLGSAISPLFNGFMCSAFAQNIGLVAMTRIRSRFVVAVGGGFLVLMGLCPIAASLIAVVPRPVLGGAGVVLFGSVAASGIQTLVKAGLEKDNNVLIVAVSLAVGIIPITAPEFYHAFPETAKIILDSGISTGCVAAVLLNLVFNHLGKGQGRESDDVTAPMEPAAELPAPRQGAGAH
- a CDS encoding 8-oxoguanine deaminase, giving the protein MAAPATPGTADGAERLVIENAHIATVDAAGTEYAHGHLVVAGGRIEALGAGPAPEGLTGVTRRVDASGHLVTPGLVNTHHHFYQWITRGLATDHNLFDWLVALYPTWARIDEPMTYAAAQGSLAMMARGGVTTAMDHHYVFPRGSGDLSGAIIRAAAETGVRFTLARGSMDRGQKDGGLPPDFAVESLEGALAATEETIDRHHDASFDAMTQIAVAPCSPFSVSTELMRQGAELARRKGVRLHTHGSETVEEEQFCKELFGMGPTDYFASTGWLGEDVWMAHCVHMNDSDIDAFARTGTGVAHCPSSNARLAAGIARVPDLLAAGVPVGLGVDGTASNESGELHTELRNALLVNRLGPHREAALTARQALRLGTHGGARVLGRGDQTGSLEPGKLADLVLWRMDTLAHSSIADPVTALVLGAPAPVTLSLVGGRTVVEDNHLTTVDEDAVARSTREAAQRLARIAAGG